Proteins from a single region of Streptomyces sp. Tu 3180:
- the treZ gene encoding malto-oligosyltrehalose trehalohydrolase, with translation MQFEVWAPQAGRVTLQCDGVTRALERDPGREGWWRGEAEAHDGSRYGFALDGGPVLPDPRSRRQPDGPDGLSAVVDHERFAWRARWDGRPLPGAVLYELHVGTYTREGTFDAAAERLGHLVELGVTHVELMPVCPFPGRHGWGYEGVSLWAVHEPYGGPEGLKRFVDRAHALGLGVVLDVVHNHLGPSGNYLPAFGPYFTDTHHTPWGAAVNLDAPGSDEVRAYLVDSALAWLRDYRIDGLRLDAVHALVDTRAHHFLRELSEAVDALAADTGRPLFLIAESDLNDPRIVTPREEGGFGVHAQWNDDFHHAVHTALTGESQGYYADFARAPLAALAKTLTGGFFHDGTYSSFRGRRHGRPLDRDRVAGHRLLGYSQTHDQVGNRARGDRLAALVSPGLLACAAALTLTAPFTPMLFMGEEWAAGTPWQFFTDHTDPELARAVRDGRRREFAAHGWAEEDVPDPQDPATRDRSCLDWSEPERDPHARVLAWYRRLVALRHEQPDLTDPDLGDTKVAHDEERRWLAFRRGDVRVAVNLAGEPAAIPLGAPGARVLAAWEPVPAPGADGVLHLPGESAVVLLQE, from the coding sequence GTGCAGTTCGAGGTGTGGGCACCGCAGGCCGGCCGAGTGACGCTCCAGTGCGACGGCGTCACGCGCGCGTTGGAACGCGATCCCGGACGGGAGGGGTGGTGGCGGGGGGAGGCCGAGGCGCACGACGGCTCCCGGTACGGTTTCGCGCTGGACGGCGGCCCCGTGCTGCCCGATCCGCGTTCGCGCCGGCAGCCGGACGGCCCCGACGGGCTGAGCGCGGTCGTCGACCACGAGCGGTTCGCCTGGCGCGCGCGGTGGGACGGGCGCCCGCTGCCCGGCGCGGTGCTGTACGAGCTGCACGTCGGCACGTACACGCGCGAGGGCACCTTCGACGCGGCCGCCGAGCGGCTCGGGCACCTCGTCGAGCTGGGCGTGACGCACGTGGAGCTGATGCCGGTGTGCCCCTTCCCCGGCCGGCACGGCTGGGGGTACGAGGGGGTGTCGCTGTGGGCGGTGCACGAGCCGTACGGCGGGCCCGAGGGGCTGAAACGGTTCGTCGACCGGGCGCACGCGCTGGGCCTGGGCGTCGTCCTCGACGTGGTGCACAACCACCTGGGGCCGTCCGGCAACTACCTTCCCGCGTTCGGCCCGTACTTCACGGACACCCACCACACGCCGTGGGGCGCGGCGGTCAACCTGGACGCCCCCGGCTCCGACGAGGTGCGCGCGTACCTCGTGGACAGCGCGCTGGCGTGGCTGCGGGACTACCGGATCGACGGGCTGCGGCTGGACGCGGTGCACGCGCTGGTGGACACGCGCGCGCACCACTTCCTCCGGGAGCTGTCCGAGGCCGTGGACGCCCTCGCCGCCGACACCGGCCGCCCCCTGTTCCTGATCGCCGAGTCGGACCTGAACGACCCCCGGATCGTCACACCGCGCGAGGAGGGCGGATTCGGGGTGCACGCGCAGTGGAACGACGACTTCCACCACGCCGTGCACACCGCGCTGACCGGCGAGTCGCAGGGCTACTACGCCGACTTCGCGCGCGCCCCCCTGGCGGCCCTGGCCAAGACGCTCACCGGCGGCTTCTTCCACGACGGCACGTACTCCAGCTTCCGGGGCCGGCGCCACGGCCGCCCCCTGGACCGCGACCGGGTGGCCGGGCACCGGCTCCTCGGCTACAGCCAGACCCACGACCAGGTCGGCAACCGCGCCCGGGGCGACCGCCTGGCCGCGCTGGTCTCCCCCGGGCTGCTGGCGTGCGCGGCGGCCCTCACCCTGACCGCTCCCTTCACGCCCATGCTGTTCATGGGCGAGGAGTGGGCGGCGGGCACCCCCTGGCAGTTCTTCACCGATCACACCGACCCCGAGCTGGCCAGGGCGGTGCGCGACGGCAGGCGCCGGGAGTTCGCGGCGCACGGCTGGGCCGAGGAGGACGTGCCCGATCCGCAGGACCCCGCCACCCGCGACCGCTCCTGCCTGGACTGGTCGGAGCCGGAACGCGACCCCCACGCGCGCGTGCTGGCCTGGTACCGGCGGCTCGTCGCCCTGCGCCACGAACAGCCGGACCTCACCGACCCCGACCTCGGCGACACCAAGGTGGCCCACGACGAGGAGCGGCGCTGGCTGGCCTTCCGGCGCGGGGACGTCCGGGTGGCCGTGAACCTCGCCGGGGAACCGGCCGCGATCCCGCTGGGCGCGCCCGGCGCGCGCGTGCTCGCCGCGTGGGAGCCCGTGC
- a CDS encoding DUF1707 and FHA domain-containing protein has protein sequence MTSSFEFSTYPARLSDAERDKALDVLRDGVAAGRLSHDTYVRRMELALAARRPDELAALTADLPTESRLSRLVFGTVEAVSGFTVRLRRAWQAERLPKLLLPHPAAGHPLRIGRDPGSGLRLTHETVSRVHAELRHQGGTWVLRDLGSTNGTTVNGRRVVGAAVVREGDQVGFGRVTYRLTAN, from the coding sequence GTGACGTCGTCCTTCGAGTTCTCCACGTACCCCGCCCGGCTCTCCGACGCGGAGCGCGACAAGGCGCTGGACGTGCTGCGGGACGGCGTCGCCGCGGGCCGGCTGTCCCACGACACGTACGTCCGGCGCATGGAACTCGCGCTCGCCGCCCGCCGCCCCGACGAGCTCGCCGCGCTCACCGCCGACCTGCCCACGGAGAGCCGCCTCTCACGGCTGGTGTTCGGCACCGTCGAGGCGGTCTCCGGGTTCACCGTGCGGCTGCGCAGGGCCTGGCAGGCCGAGCGGCTGCCCAAACTGCTGCTGCCGCACCCGGCGGCCGGCCACCCGCTGCGCATAGGCCGCGACCCGGGCAGCGGACTGCGGCTCACCCACGAGACGGTCTCCCGGGTGCACGCCGAACTCCGCCACCAGGGCGGCACGTGGGTGCTGCGGGACCTCGGTTCGACCAACGGCACGACGGTGAACGGGCGTCGGGTGGTCGGCGCGGCGGTCGTCCGCGAGGGTGACCAGGTCGGCTTCGGGCGGGTCACCTACCGGCTCACGGCGAACTGA
- a CDS encoding SSI family serine proteinase inhibitor yields the protein MTHISLKALRGGLLAAVALLACAAPAPADTGHTTPDDWLLLAVGPGQQPPATASGSLLRCDPPRGHRRAADACAELAAVDGRIADIPPKDVFCPMVHAPVTAHAHGEWGGRPVTYTQTFPNRCMMAARTGSVFALDAP from the coding sequence ATGACGCACATCTCACTGAAAGCGCTACGGGGCGGACTGCTGGCCGCCGTCGCCCTGCTCGCCTGCGCCGCCCCCGCACCGGCGGACACCGGACACACCACCCCGGACGACTGGCTCCTGCTCGCGGTCGGCCCCGGACAGCAGCCGCCCGCCACGGCGAGCGGCAGCCTGCTGCGGTGCGATCCGCCCCGGGGCCACCGGCGCGCCGCCGACGCGTGCGCGGAGCTGGCCGCGGTGGACGGGCGCATCGCCGACATCCCGCCGAAGGACGTCTTCTGCCCGATGGTCCACGCCCCGGTGACCGCCCACGCGCACGGGGAGTGGGGCGGACGGCCCGTCACGTACACGCAGACCTTCCCGAACCGCTGCATGATGGCCGCCCGGACCGGCTCGGTGTTCGCGCTGGACGCTCCGTAG